From Camelus dromedarius isolate mCamDro1 chromosome 12, mCamDro1.pat, whole genome shotgun sequence, the proteins below share one genomic window:
- the LOC105101065 gene encoding olfactory receptor 10AG1, with protein MRCEEMEAEDNISTVTQFVLVGFSDLPNLQGLLFGVFSIIYTIVLVGNGLIVVITRIDTALQKPMYFFLANFSSLEICYVSVTLPRMLVNLWTQDRGISVLDCATQMCFFLILGTTECLLLAVMAYDRYMAVCNPLHYPLVMNQKVCIQLAVGSWISGVPVQIGQTCQIFSLRFCHSNRIDHFFCDIPPVLKLACGDTSAYELSLCVVVLLDAAVPFVLILGSYGKIISTLLRLPTARGRAKAFSTCSSHLLVVLLFFGSATITYFRPKSSHSPGTDKLLSLFYTIVTPMFNPMIYTLRNKDVIAALRKLFLKKF; from the coding sequence ATGAGGTGTGAAGAAATGGAAGCAGAAGACAACATTTCCACAGTGACACAGTTTGTACTCGTGGGATTTTCTGACCTTCCCAACCTCCAAGGGCTACTGTTTGGGGTGTTCTCCATCATTTACACCATTGTCTTAGTTGGAAATGGCCTCATCGTAGTAATAACTAGGATTGACACTGCACTACAGAAACCCATGTATTTTTTCCTGGCAAATTTTTCCTCCTTGGAAATCTGTTACGTGTCCGTCACTCTCCCTAGGATGCTGGTGAACCTTTGGACTCAGGATAGAGGCATTTCTGTGCTGGACTGTGCCACGCAAATGTGCTTCTTCCTTATACTGGGAACCACTGAGTGTCTCCTGCTGGCcgtgatggcctatgaccgctacaTGGCTGTTTGTAACCCTCTGCACTATCCCCTGGTCATGAACCAGAAGGTGTGCATCCAGCTGGCTGTTGGCTCCTGGATCAGTGGAGTCCCGGTGCAGATAGGGCAAACATGTCAGATTTTCTCTCTGCGTTTCTGTCATTCTAACCGCATTGACCACTTCTTCTGTGACATACCCCCCGTTCTGAAGCTGGCCTGCGGAGACACTTCTGCGTACGAGCTATCACTCTGTGTAGTGGTTCTGTTGGATGCTGCCGTCCCTTTTGTGTTGATACTTGGCTCTTACGGCAAAATCATTTCCACCCTTCTGAGGTTGCCAACAGCCAGAGGTCGGGCCAAAGCCTTCTCCACGTGTTCTTCCCACCTGCtggttgtgcttttattttttggatctgCAACCATAACCTACTTCAGGCCAAAATCGAGTCATTCTCCAGGAACTGACAAACTGCTCTCTCTCTTCTACACCATAGTGACCCCGATGTTTAATCCCATGATTTACACCCTGAGGAACAAGGATGTGATTGCAGCACTGAGAAAACTGTTCCTTAAAAAATTCTGA
- the LOC116155229 gene encoding olfactory receptor 5I1, protein MELIDGNYTLVTEFILLGFPALPELQIALFLLFLTLYCMILMGNIGLMTLIRIDPHLQTPMYFFLSNLSFADLCYSSVIVPKMLVNFLSENKSISYHGCALQFYFFCAFADTESFILVAMAYDRYVAICNPLLYMVVMSRGICIRLIVLSYFGGSVSSLVHTSFAFILKYCDKNVINHFFCDLPPLLKLSCTDTSVNELLLSTYGSSVEIICFIIIVISYFFILLSVLKIRSSSGRKKTFSTCASHLTSVTIYQGTLLFIYSRPSYLYSPNTDKIISVFYTIIIPVLNPLIYSLRNKDVKDAAKKVIRSKIDSS, encoded by the coding sequence ATGGAACTTATAGATGGAAACTATACCTTGGTGACTGAGTTTATTCTCTTAGGCTTTCCAGCTCTCCCTGAACTACAGATCGCGCTGTTTCTCCTGTTTCTGACTTTGTACTGCATGATTTTAATGGGGAACATTGGATTGATGACGTTAATCAGGATCGATCCGCACCTTCAAACCcccatgtattttttccttagtAACCTCTCCTTTGCAGACCTTTGTTATTCCTCAGTCATTGTTCCCAAAATGCTGGTCAATTTCCTCTCCGAGAACAAATCAATTTCCTATCATGGCTGCGcactgcagttttattttttctgtgcttttgcgGATACAGAATCCTTTATCTTGGTTGCCATGGCGTATGATCGTTACGTCGCCATCTGTAACCCTTTACTGTACATGGTTGTGATGTCTCGGGGCATCTGTATACGGCTGATTGTCTTGTCATACTTCGGAGGCAGCGTGAGTTCCCTGGTTCACACATCCTTTGCGTTTATTCTGAAATACTGTGATAAAAATGTCATTAATCATTTTTTCTGtgacctccctcccctgctgaaGTTATCCTGCACAGACACATCAGTTAATGAGTTGCTTCTCTCCACATATGGCAGCTCAGTGGAAATTATCTGtttcatcatcattgtcatctcctactttttcattcttctctccGTCTTAAAGATCCGTTCTTCCAGTGGGAGGAAGAAAACCTTCTCCACCTGTGCCTCTCACCTGACTTCAGTGACCATTTACCAGGGGACTCTCCTCTTCATTTACTCACGACCCAGCTACCTGTATTCCCCCAACACTGATAAAATTATCTCAGTGTTCTACACTATCATCATCCCAGTGCTGAATCCCTTGATTTATAGTTTGAGAAATAAAGATGTAAAAGACGCTGCTAAAAAAGTCATCAGATCAAAGATAGATTCTTCGTGA
- the LOC105101061 gene encoding olfactory receptor 5W2-like, with protein sequence MDRGNCSSLTEFIFLGVTDNTKNKVTLFTMFLLVYLISLLANLGMIILIRLDSQLHTPMYFFLSHLSFCDLGYSTAIGPKMLVDLFAKNRSIPFLGCALQFLVFCIFTDSECLLLAVMAYDRYKAISNPLLYTVSMSSRVCSLLVAGVYLVGMADALIHTTLAFRLCFCGSNEINHFFCDVPPLLLLSCSDTQVNELVIFTVFGFIELSTISGVLVSYCYIILSVLKIHSAEGRRKAFCTCTSHLTAVAIFQGTLLFMYFRPSSSYSLDQDKMISLFYTLVIPMLNPLIYSLRNKDVREALKKLKNERWF encoded by the coding sequence ATGGATAGAGGGAATTGCTCGTCCTTGACTGAATTCATTTTCTTGGGAGTCACTGACAACACTAAAAACAAAGTGACCCTATTCACCATGTTTCTACTTGTTTATCTCATTAGTCTCCTGGCCAATCTTGGAATGATCATCCTAATTAGACTGGATTCCCAGCTGCACACacccatgtactttttcctcagCCACCTCTCTTTCTGTGACCTCGGCTATTCCACAGCAATTGGCCCCAAGATGCTGGTGGACCTATTTGCCAAGAACAGATCAATCCCCTTCCTTGGCTGTGCCCTGCAGTTCTTGGTCTTCTGCATCTTTACAGATTCTGAGTGTCTCCTGCTGGCAGTGATGGCCTATGACCGGTACAAGGCCATCAGCAACCCCCTGCTCTACACAGTCAGCATGTCCAGCAGAGTGTGCTCCCTGCTCGTGGCGGGGGTGTACCTGGTGGGGATGGCGGATGCTTTGATACACACGACGTTAGCCTTCCGCTTATGTTTCTGTGGCTCAAATGAGATTAACCATTTCTTCTGTGATGTTCCTCCTCTCCTACTGCTATCTTGCTCAGATACACAGGTCAATGAGTTAGTGATATTCACCGTTTTTGGCTTCATTGAACTGAGTACCATTTCAGGAGTCCTTGTTTCTTACTGTTATATTATCCTATCAGTGTTGAAGATCCACTCTGCTGAGGGGAGGCGCAAAGCTTTCTGCACCTGCACCTCCCACTTAACTGCTGTGGCCATTTTCCAGGGGACTCTGCTCTTTATGTATTTCCGGCCGAGTTCTTCCTACTCTTTGGATCAAGACAAAATGATCTCACTGTTTTACACCCTTGTGATTCCCATGTTAAACCCTCTAATTTATAGTCTCCGGAACAAGGATGTAAGAGAGGctctgaaaaaactgaaaaatgaaaggtGGTTTTAA